A genomic segment from Triticum dicoccoides isolate Atlit2015 ecotype Zavitan chromosome 1A, WEW_v2.0, whole genome shotgun sequence encodes:
- the LOC119280486 gene encoding patellin-3-like, whose protein sequence is MAEETKQEAAAAAAVAEVAVAETKAEDKAVEVGEKADESAAAAAEAREEEEEEKKMEEAVAEAGADEAAVIEGSTASFKEESNLVADLADPDQKALAQLKDLVAAALAAGEFDLPPPPPAPAAEEPAPKTDEPAKSDAPEAEVAAESAEPKADETVKEEPKTDAPAQEEPKAEEPAKEEPKTEAPAAVAVVEETKAEAPAAVAAAEEPKAEVAAEEAKPDEPKPEDKTVVVAEEEGTKTVEAIEETAVPAAAEPEAAPAAEPKEELIWGVPLVGGDERTDTVLLKFLRAREFKVKEAMAMLKAAVLWRKSFGIDALLGADLGVPELENVVFYRGADREGHPVCYNVYSEFQDKDLYEKAFGDDEKRERFLRWRIQLLERGIREQLDFSPSGICSMVQVTDLKNSPPMLGKHRAVTRQALALLQDNYPEFIAKKVFINVPWWYLAANKMMSPFLTQRTKSKFTFCSPAKTAETLFRYIAPEQVPVQFGGLYKEDDTEFSTSDGVTELTVKPSSKETVEIPATENSTVVWELRVLGWEVSYGVEFTPDAEGGYTVIVQKTRKVPANEEPIMKGSFKASEPGKVVLIVNNPTSKKKKLLCRFKVKSSTESSA, encoded by the exons ATGGCCGAGGAGACCAAGCAGGAGgccgctgcggcggcggcggtggcggaggtggCCGTGGCGGAGACGAAGGCGGAAGACAAGGCCGTGGAGGTGGGGGAGAAGGCTGACgagtccgcggcggcggcggctgaggccagggaggaggaggaggaggagaagaagatggaggaggcggtggcggaggcCGGGGCCGACGAGGCGGCGGTCATCGAGGGCAGCACCGCCTCCTTCAAGGAGGAGAGCAACCTCGTCGCCGACCTCGCCGACCCCGACCAGAAGGCGCTCGCCCAGCTTAAGGACCTCGTCGCCGCCGCGCTCGCCGCCGGGGAGTTCGACCTGCCCCCGCCCCCGCCAGCCCCGGCGGCCGAGGAGCCTGCTCCCAAGACCGACGAGCCGGCCAAGAGCGATGCGCCTGAGGCCGAGGTGGCGGCCGAGAGCGCCGAGCCCAAGGCCGACGAGACTGTCAAGGAGGAGCCCAAGACGGACGCGCCGGCCCAGGAGGAGCCCAAGGCCGAGGAGCCTGCCAAGGAGGAGCCCAAGACGGAGGCACCGGCGGCGGTGGCTGTCGTGGAGGAGACCAAGGCGGAGGCACCGGCGGCGGTGGCCGCCGCGGAGGAGCCCAAGGCCGAGGTGGCGGCCGAGGAGGCCAAGCCGGACGAGCCGAAGCCGGAGGACAAAACCGTCGTGGTGGCCGAGGAGGAAGGCACCAAGACCGTGGAGGCCATCGAGGAGACCGCCGTCCCCGCCGCGGCCGAGCCGGAGGCGGCGCCCGCCGCCGAGCCCAAGGAGGAGCTGATCTGGGGCGTGCCGCTGGTGGGCGGCGACGAGCGCACGGACACGGTGCTCCTCAAGTTCCTCCGCGCGCGCGAGTTCAAGGTGAAGGAGGCCATGGCGATGCTCAAGGCGGCGGTGCTGTGGCGCAAGAGCTTCGGCATCGACGCGCTCCTGGGCGCCGACCTCGGCGTGCCGGAGCTGGAGAACGTCGTCTTCTACCGCGGCGCCGACCGCGAGGGCCACCCCGTCTGCTACAACGTCTACAGCGAGTTCCAGGACAAGGACCTCTACGAGAAGGCCTTCGGCGACGACGAGAAGCGGGAGCGCTTCCTCAGGTGGCGCATCCAGCTCCTCGAGCGCGGCATCCGGGAGCAGCTCGACTTCTCGCCCAGCGGCATCTGCTCCATGGTGCAGGTCACCGACCTCAAGAACTCGCCGCCCATGCTCGGCAAGCACCGCGCCGTCACCCGCCAGGCGCTCGCGCTGCTCCAGGACAACTACCCTGAATTCATCGCCAAGAAG GTGTTCATCAATGTGCCATGGTGGTATCTTGCGGCAAACAAGATGATGAGCCCGTTCCTCACACAGCGCACCAAGAGCAAATTCACGTTTTGCAGCCCAGCCAAGACCGCCGAGACCCTCTTCAG ATACATCGCGCCGGAGCAGGTCCCTGTCCAATTCGGCGGCCTCTACAAAGAGGATGATACTGAATTCTCCACTTCTGATGGCGTGACCGAGCTCACTGTCAAACCTTCTTCCAAAGAAACTGTTGAGATTCCTGCTACTGAG AACTCCACGGTCGTGTGGGAGCTCCGTGTGCTTGGATGGGAGGTGAGCTACGGCGTGGAGTTCACCCCGGACGCCGAGGGCGGCTACACGGTCATCGTGCAGAAGACTCGGAAGGTGCCCGCCAACGAGGAGCCAATCATGAAGGGTAGCTTCAAAGCGAGCGAGCCTGGCAAGGTGGTGCTCATCGTCAACAACCCGAcgtcgaagaagaagaagctgctgtgCCGATTCAAGGTGAAGAGCTCCACCGAATCCTCCGCCTGA